Proteins from one Streptosporangium becharense genomic window:
- a CDS encoding SDR family oxidoreductase encodes MKTIVVTGGSRGIGLGLVRSLLARGHRVALCGSRADTVREAAAGLDVLALVADVTDRAQLQTLWDAAADRYGRVDIWVNNAGVSHTRAPLWRLPEEEARSVVAVNLLGALNGSAVALAGMAAQGGGHLWNMEGLGSDGRTVPGLSVYGATKRALTFLTRSLVKEVPPGVSAGLLSPGMVVTDLLTLGYDPGEMERARKVFDILADRVETVTPWLAERVVTHARNGAHVRWLTPAKVAARFAAAPFRRRDVFGG; translated from the coding sequence ATGAAGACGATCGTGGTGACCGGCGGTTCCCGGGGCATCGGCCTCGGCCTGGTCCGCTCCCTGCTGGCACGGGGCCACCGGGTGGCGCTGTGCGGCAGCCGGGCCGACACCGTGCGGGAGGCCGCCGCCGGGCTCGACGTGCTGGCACTGGTCGCCGACGTCACCGACCGCGCTCAGCTCCAGACGCTGTGGGACGCCGCAGCGGACCGTTACGGCCGGGTCGACATCTGGGTCAACAACGCCGGCGTCTCCCACACCCGCGCTCCGCTGTGGCGGCTCCCCGAGGAGGAGGCCCGTTCGGTCGTGGCGGTGAACCTCCTCGGTGCTCTCAACGGCTCCGCGGTCGCGCTGGCCGGCATGGCGGCCCAGGGCGGCGGTCACCTGTGGAACATGGAGGGCCTCGGCAGCGACGGCCGTACGGTCCCCGGGCTCAGCGTCTACGGCGCGACCAAACGGGCGTTGACCTTCCTCACCCGTTCCCTGGTCAAGGAGGTGCCCCCCGGGGTGTCGGCCGGCCTGCTCAGTCCCGGCATGGTGGTCACCGACCTGCTGACCCTCGGCTACGACCCCGGGGAGATGGAGCGGGCCAGGAAGGTCTTCGACATCCTGGCCGACCGCGTCGAGACCGTCACCCCCTGGCTGGCCGAACGGGTGGTCACCCATGCCCGCAACGGGGCCCACGTCCGCTGGCTCACTCCGGCCAAGGTGGCGGCCCGCTTCGCCGCGGCCCCGTTCCGCAGACGCGACGTGTTCGGCGGCTGA
- the metK gene encoding methionine adenosyltransferase has protein sequence MSRRLFTSESVTEGHPDKIADQISDTIVDALLRQDPDARVAVETLVTTGLVHVAGEVTTSGYADIAALARDKILEIGYDSSRKGFDGASCGVSVSIGAQSPDIAQGVDAAYEARIEGDPDELNRQGAGDQGLMFGYACDETRELMPLPITLAHRLAHRLSAVRKDGPIPCLRPDGKTQVTVEYDGDRAVRLDTVVVSSQHASGVDPVSQLTPDIREFVVEPELRALAEDGVKLETDGYRLLVNPTGRFEVGGPMGDAGLTGRKIIIDTYGGMARHGGGAFSGKDPSKVDRSAAYAMRWVAKNVVAAGLAARCEIQVAYAIGRAEPVGLFLETFGTHTVAPESIGEAVGAVFDLRPAAIIRDLDLLRPIYAQTAAYGHFGRELPDFTWERTDRADALRAAAGG, from the coding sequence ATGTCCCGTCGTCTGTTCACCTCGGAATCGGTGACCGAGGGCCATCCCGACAAGATCGCCGACCAGATCAGCGACACGATCGTCGACGCCCTCCTCCGTCAGGACCCGGACGCCCGGGTCGCCGTGGAGACCCTCGTCACGACGGGCCTGGTGCACGTCGCCGGGGAGGTCACCACCAGCGGTTACGCGGACATCGCGGCCCTGGCGCGCGACAAGATCCTCGAAATCGGCTACGACTCCTCCAGGAAGGGCTTCGACGGGGCCTCGTGCGGGGTGTCGGTGTCCATCGGCGCGCAGTCCCCCGACATCGCCCAGGGGGTGGACGCCGCCTACGAGGCCAGGATCGAGGGTGACCCGGACGAACTGAACCGGCAGGGTGCGGGCGACCAGGGCCTGATGTTCGGCTACGCCTGCGACGAGACCCGCGAGCTGATGCCGTTGCCGATCACCCTGGCCCACCGGCTCGCGCACCGGCTGTCGGCGGTGCGCAAGGACGGGCCCATCCCCTGCCTGCGGCCGGACGGCAAGACGCAGGTCACCGTCGAGTACGACGGCGACAGGGCGGTGCGGCTGGACACCGTGGTGGTCTCCTCCCAGCACGCCTCGGGTGTCGACCCGGTCTCTCAGCTGACCCCCGACATCCGCGAGTTCGTCGTCGAACCGGAACTGCGGGCGCTCGCCGAGGACGGCGTGAAGCTGGAGACCGACGGCTACCGGCTGCTGGTCAACCCCACCGGGCGGTTCGAGGTCGGCGGCCCGATGGGCGACGCCGGCCTGACCGGACGAAAGATCATCATCGACACCTACGGCGGCATGGCCCGCCACGGCGGCGGCGCCTTCTCCGGCAAGGACCCGTCCAAGGTGGACCGCTCGGCGGCCTACGCCATGCGCTGGGTGGCCAAGAACGTGGTCGCGGCGGGCCTGGCCGCACGCTGCGAGATCCAGGTGGCGTACGCAATTGGCAGGGCCGAACCGGTCGGCCTGTTCCTGGAGACCTTCGGCACCCACACCGTGGCGCCGGAGTCGATCGGCGAGGCCGTCGGCGCCGTGTTCGACCTGCGTCCGGCCGCGATCATCCGTGATCTGGACCTGTTACGGCCGATCTACGCGCAGACCGCGGCCTACGGGCACTTCGGCCGGGAGCTGCCGGATTTCACCTGGGAGCGCACCGACCGCGCCGACGCCCTGCGCGCCGCCGCGGGTGGATGA
- a CDS encoding ATP-binding protein, producing the protein MTDDMLRAPAEVKYADELDWLESVDDGPKPFSWRLSPRMVRLFVLGSEPSDGLDREIPQKWFGDRSFVERSIVTLASDRGLLLIGDPGTGKSWLAELLAAAICRNSTLVVQGTAGTTEDHIKYSWNVSMVIAKGQSRESMIPSPIMTAMERGVIGRFEELTRSTSDVQDALISILSEKYVSIPELDDDNIVFAQPGFSIIATANSRDRGVNDLSSALKRRFNFVRIPVVTSKRSEAEIVRFRTTELLRRHRIELDVPPTLLDVLLQSFADLRAAASSAASDDEKLESALSTAEQIGVLEDAILHSHFFGDRTLRAQTLAGSLVGSLARRTPEDLAILNKYWHGVVEPRSKREGGPWQDFLEGGRQAIATLS; encoded by the coding sequence ATGACCGACGACATGCTCCGCGCTCCCGCCGAGGTCAAGTACGCCGACGAGCTCGACTGGCTGGAGTCCGTCGACGACGGCCCCAAGCCGTTCTCGTGGCGGCTGAGCCCGCGGATGGTGCGGCTGTTCGTGCTCGGCTCCGAACCCTCCGACGGGCTCGACCGGGAGATCCCGCAGAAGTGGTTCGGCGACCGCAGCTTCGTCGAGCGCAGCATCGTGACGCTGGCGTCCGACCGCGGCCTGCTGCTGATCGGCGACCCGGGCACCGGCAAGAGCTGGCTCGCGGAGCTGCTCGCGGCGGCCATCTGCCGCAACTCGACCCTCGTGGTCCAGGGCACGGCCGGCACCACCGAAGACCACATCAAGTACTCATGGAACGTCTCCATGGTGATCGCGAAGGGGCAGTCCCGCGAGTCGATGATCCCCTCCCCGATCATGACGGCGATGGAGCGGGGCGTGATCGGGCGCTTCGAGGAGCTGACCCGGTCGACCAGTGACGTGCAGGACGCCCTGATCTCCATCCTGTCCGAGAAGTACGTGTCGATCCCTGAGCTCGACGACGACAACATCGTGTTCGCCCAGCCCGGGTTCTCGATCATCGCCACGGCCAACAGCCGCGACCGGGGGGTGAACGACCTGTCGTCCGCCCTGAAGCGGCGGTTCAACTTCGTCCGGATCCCCGTGGTGACGAGCAAGCGCAGCGAGGCGGAGATCGTACGTTTCCGCACCACGGAGCTGCTGCGCCGGCACCGGATCGAGCTCGACGTGCCGCCCACGCTGCTGGACGTCCTGCTGCAGAGCTTCGCCGACCTACGGGCCGCGGCGTCGTCGGCCGCCAGTGACGACGAGAAGCTGGAGTCGGCGCTGTCCACGGCGGAGCAGATCGGCGTGCTGGAGGACGCGATCCTGCACAGCCACTTCTTCGGCGACCGCACGCTGCGGGCCCAGACCCTGGCAGGTTCGCTGGTGGGCTCGCTGGCCCGCCGCACCCCGGAGGACCTGGCCATCCTGAACAAGTACTGGCACGGCGTCGTCGAACCCCGCAGCAAGCGGGAGGGCGGGCCGTGGCAGGACTTCCTCGAAGGCGGTCGCCAGGCGATCGCCACGCTCTCTTGA
- a CDS encoding MmcQ/YjbR family DNA-binding protein — translation MPDFHRVLDLATELPGVEQSESWGTPSLKVGGRMFLRRHEDPELVAVKVAPDERAALTAERPDVFLVTPHYERYSYMLVKTAALADDELRELITEAWRMTAPKRLLRSLDETRAT, via the coding sequence GTGCCTGATTTCCACCGAGTCCTCGACCTCGCGACGGAGCTGCCGGGAGTCGAGCAGTCGGAGTCGTGGGGCACCCCGTCGTTGAAGGTCGGCGGCAGGATGTTCCTCCGCCGGCACGAGGATCCCGAGCTCGTCGCCGTCAAGGTCGCCCCGGACGAACGGGCCGCGCTCACCGCGGAGCGGCCCGACGTCTTCCTCGTCACGCCTCACTACGAGAGATATTCGTACATGCTGGTCAAGACCGCGGCGCTGGCCGACGACGAGCTCCGCGAGCTGATCACCGAGGCGTGGCGGATGACCGCGCCGAAGCGGCTGCTGAGGTCCCTGGACGAGACCCGCGCCACCTGA
- a CDS encoding PhzA/PhzB family protein: MAHDIASPRVQTSDAQVRDRNRAVVERYMNTRGQDRLRRHLLFTEDGIGGLWTTDSGEPIVIRGRDRLGEHAVWSLRCFPDWVWTNVEIFDTQDPDRFWVECDGEGKIVYEGYPEGHYRNHFIHSFLFENGRIKQQREFMNPCRQFRALGIDVPEIRREGIPT, translated from the coding sequence ATGGCGCACGACATCGCATCCCCCCGCGTCCAGACCTCCGACGCGCAGGTGCGCGACCGCAACCGCGCCGTCGTCGAGCGGTACATGAACACCCGGGGCCAGGACCGTCTCAGGCGGCACCTGCTCTTCACCGAGGACGGGATCGGCGGCCTGTGGACCACGGACAGCGGCGAACCGATCGTCATCCGCGGCCGGGACCGGCTGGGCGAGCACGCCGTGTGGTCGCTGAGGTGCTTCCCGGACTGGGTCTGGACCAACGTCGAGATCTTCGACACCCAGGATCCCGACCGGTTCTGGGTCGAGTGCGACGGCGAAGGAAAGATCGTCTACGAGGGGTATCCGGAGGGTCACTACCGCAACCACTTCATCCACTCGTTCCTGTTCGAGAACGGGCGGATCAAGCAGCAGCGCGAGTTCATGAACCCCTGCCGGCAGTTCCGGGCCCTGGGCATCGACGTGCCGGAGATCAGGAGGGAGGGCATCCCCACGTGA
- a CDS encoding VWA domain-containing protein — MNESPIGADANRRQVLYWRLLSRLFDADEQPALEAASVAVVDDLGLPAALLDPSVSVDNLVQRFPELSAELRGLMAAEGLPSGDAPPGEAEVRRAALVSKLLLNVFATGSGDVTATDLARWKQDAGWLEQALGAEPGRLHTQPGGSELAGVLTGLEGDLVRRMRLREVLADPALARQLTPSMSLIEQLLRDKANLSGVALANAKALIRRFVDEVAEVLRTQVEQTSVGAVDRSVPPKRVFRNLDLDRTIWKNLTNWSPDDQRLYVDRLYYRHTARKTTPSRLIVVVDQSGSMVDSMVNCTILASIFAGLPKVDVHLIAYDTRALDLTPWVHDPFEVLLRTNLGGGNDGPVAMALARPKITEPRNTVMVWISDFYEFDRSQPLFDGIQAVHRSGVRFIPVGSVNSSGHQSVNPWFRQRFKDLGTPVISGHIRKLVFELKSFLT, encoded by the coding sequence ATGAACGAATCCCCGATCGGCGCCGACGCCAACCGGCGCCAGGTGCTCTACTGGCGGCTGCTGTCGCGGCTGTTCGACGCCGACGAGCAGCCCGCCCTGGAGGCGGCGAGCGTGGCCGTCGTCGACGACCTCGGGCTGCCGGCCGCGCTGCTCGACCCGTCGGTGTCGGTGGACAACCTCGTGCAGCGCTTCCCGGAGCTGAGCGCCGAGCTGCGCGGCCTGATGGCGGCGGAGGGCCTGCCCTCGGGCGACGCCCCGCCCGGGGAGGCCGAGGTGCGCCGGGCGGCGCTGGTGTCGAAACTCCTGCTGAACGTGTTCGCCACGGGGTCGGGTGACGTCACCGCCACCGACCTGGCCCGGTGGAAGCAGGACGCCGGCTGGCTGGAGCAGGCGCTCGGGGCCGAGCCCGGCAGGCTGCACACCCAGCCCGGCGGAAGTGAACTGGCGGGTGTCCTGACCGGCCTGGAGGGCGACCTCGTCCGCCGCATGCGGCTGCGCGAGGTGCTGGCCGACCCGGCGCTGGCCAGGCAGCTGACACCCAGCATGTCCCTCATCGAGCAACTGCTGCGCGACAAGGCCAACCTGTCCGGGGTGGCCCTGGCCAACGCCAAGGCGCTGATCCGCAGGTTCGTCGACGAGGTCGCCGAGGTGTTGCGCACGCAGGTCGAGCAGACCAGCGTGGGCGCCGTCGACCGGTCGGTGCCGCCCAAGCGGGTGTTCCGCAACCTCGACCTCGACCGCACGATCTGGAAGAACCTCACCAACTGGAGCCCGGACGACCAGCGGCTCTACGTCGACCGGCTGTACTACCGGCACACCGCCAGGAAGACCACGCCGTCCCGGCTGATCGTGGTGGTCGACCAGTCGGGGTCGATGGTCGACTCGATGGTGAACTGCACCATCCTGGCGTCGATCTTCGCCGGGCTGCCCAAGGTGGACGTGCACCTGATCGCCTACGACACGCGGGCGCTCGACCTGACCCCGTGGGTGCACGACCCGTTCGAGGTGCTGCTGCGGACGAACCTCGGCGGCGGCAACGACGGCCCCGTGGCCATGGCCCTGGCCCGGCCGAAGATCACCGAACCGCGTAACACCGTGATGGTGTGGATCTCCGACTTCTACGAGTTCGACCGCTCCCAGCCCCTGTTCGACGGCATCCAGGCGGTGCACCGTTCGGGCGTGAGGTTCATCCCGGTCGGCTCGGTGAACAGCTCGGGGCACCAGAGCGTGAACCCGTGGTTCCGCCAGCGCTTCAAGGACCTGGGCACCCCCGTGATCTCAGGTCACATCCGCAAACTCGTGTTCGAGCTCAAGAGCTTCCTCACCTAG
- a CDS encoding ferredoxin, whose protein sequence is MSGPGAGTPRIRADREVCIGAGLCVMTAEDVFDQDDDGLVVLLEPDPPPAARERVRQAVRNCPSGALSLVEE, encoded by the coding sequence GTGAGCGGCCCGGGGGCCGGGACGCCGCGGATCCGCGCCGACCGGGAGGTCTGCATCGGCGCCGGCCTCTGCGTCATGACGGCCGAGGACGTGTTCGACCAGGACGACGACGGCCTGGTCGTGCTGCTGGAACCGGATCCGCCGCCCGCCGCCCGGGAGCGGGTGCGCCAGGCGGTCCGCAACTGCCCCTCCGGCGCGCTCTCCCTCGTCGAGGAGTGA
- a CDS encoding methyltransferase, whose translation MNHENAPGGRVVVDNLPASGLTTAGGPRAATGEIEDVLAGHDQVAQAVVVPWPRAGEGTGPPAAGDGTRLVAYVVPTPDAAGGEALADAQVDEWQQIYDRLYGASPSTALGDNFAGWNSSYDRRPIDLDEMRKWRSATVERVLELGPRRVLEIGAGSGLLLSRIAPECESYWATDLSPVAVDDLARHVGDDPRLAGRVTLRAQGADRVDGLPAGYFDTVVVNSVVQLFPGPRYLATVIDRALTLLAPGGALFLGDIRDLRTVEYLRAAVALHRDDGADADAVVRAARRSRAREEELLVHPGYFTALADAHPAVAGIDIQLKRGDYHNELSRHRYDVVLHKAPAAVEDVSGCRTLGWGTEVKDIADLAGRLAATTPPVRVTGIPNARLTGETAAWRALAEGDAARARRLLTRPAGDAADARTPDPHAVTSQAAGSHTPGPHAAGPHALDPHALTDVAARTGLHVSLVPDLDRPDRFEAVFTRPHRTRTALTGTCRPASAAPRDLTEIPAVTHRADALTARLRAWLDDRLPAHLVPAAVVTLDALPRRPDGTVDRGSLPEPGPADPAARRPPTPPGPRTEADRTPYPPAAVPPHAVPPAAEAPYRS comes from the coding sequence ATGAACCACGAGAACGCCCCCGGCGGCCGGGTCGTCGTCGACAACCTCCCCGCGAGCGGCCTGACCACGGCCGGCGGTCCCCGCGCCGCGACCGGCGAGATCGAGGACGTCCTGGCCGGGCACGACCAGGTCGCCCAGGCCGTCGTCGTCCCCTGGCCCCGCGCGGGCGAGGGCACCGGCCCGCCGGCGGCCGGTGACGGCACCCGGCTGGTCGCCTACGTCGTCCCGACCCCGGACGCCGCCGGCGGTGAGGCGCTCGCCGACGCGCAGGTCGACGAGTGGCAGCAGATCTACGACCGTCTCTACGGGGCGTCGCCCAGCACCGCGCTGGGGGACAACTTCGCCGGCTGGAACAGCAGCTACGACCGCCGTCCCATCGACCTGGACGAGATGCGTAAGTGGCGGTCCGCGACCGTCGAACGCGTCCTGGAGCTCGGCCCGCGGCGCGTCCTGGAGATCGGCGCCGGCAGCGGGCTGCTGCTCTCCCGGATCGCACCCGAATGCGAGAGCTACTGGGCCACCGACCTGTCCCCCGTCGCCGTGGACGACCTCGCCCGCCACGTCGGGGACGATCCCCGGCTCGCCGGCCGGGTCACCCTCCGTGCCCAGGGTGCCGACCGTGTCGACGGGCTTCCCGCCGGATACTTCGACACCGTCGTCGTCAACTCGGTCGTCCAGCTCTTCCCCGGCCCCCGCTACCTCGCCACCGTCATCGACCGGGCCCTCACCCTGCTGGCCCCCGGCGGCGCGCTCTTCCTCGGCGACATCCGCGACCTCAGGACCGTGGAGTACCTCCGCGCCGCCGTCGCGTTGCACCGCGACGACGGCGCCGACGCCGACGCGGTCGTCCGCGCCGCGCGCAGGAGCCGGGCCCGCGAGGAGGAACTCCTCGTCCACCCCGGCTACTTCACCGCCCTGGCCGACGCCCACCCGGCCGTCGCCGGGATCGACATCCAGCTCAAACGGGGCGACTACCACAACGAGCTCTCCCGGCACCGCTACGACGTCGTCCTGCACAAGGCCCCCGCCGCCGTCGAGGACGTCTCCGGCTGCCGCACCCTCGGCTGGGGCACGGAGGTGAAGGACATCGCCGACCTGGCCGGCCGACTGGCCGCGACCACGCCGCCGGTCCGGGTCACGGGCATCCCGAACGCCCGCCTCACCGGCGAGACGGCCGCCTGGCGGGCCCTCGCCGAGGGCGACGCCGCACGGGCCCGGCGGCTCCTCACCCGGCCCGCCGGCGACGCCGCCGACGCGCGAACCCCTGACCCGCACGCCGTCACCTCGCAGGCCGCCGGCTCACACACTCCCGGTCCGCACGCCGCCGGCCCGCACGCCCTCGACCCGCACGCCCTCACCGACGTCGCCGCGCGGACCGGCCTGCACGTCTCCCTCGTCCCCGACCTCGACCGCCCCGACCGTTTCGAGGCCGTCTTCACCCGGCCCCACCGCACCCGTACCGCGCTCACCGGCACCTGCCGCCCGGCGTCCGCCGCCCCACGCGACCTCACCGAGATCCCTGCCGTCACGCACCGCGCCGACGCCCTCACCGCACGCCTGCGGGCCTGGCTGGACGACCGTCTGCCCGCGCACCTGGTGCCCGCCGCCGTGGTCACCCTCGACGCGCTGCCCCGGCGGCCCGACGGCACGGTGGACCGGGGGTCGCTCCCGGAACCCGGCCCCGCGGACCCGGCCGCACGCCGTCCCCCCACGCCGCCGGGGCCCCGCACGGAAGCTGACCGCACGCCGTACCCACCCGCCGCCGTACCCCCGCACGCCGTACCCCCCGCCGCCGAAGCCCCGTACCGGAGCTGA
- a CDS encoding cytochrome P450 — MHDMSAPPLHMRRDGFGPAPELSALRDDEGVARITTVFGTEAWLVTRFEDVRTVLSHPELYSNALVPPFRPPGAPPAGEEEVAEVRAGNLLGSDPPEHTRLRRMLTPEFTVRRMRRLEPRIREIVDGHLDAMERGGPPADLVADFALPVPSLVICELLGVPYGDREGFQRTSRRMLDVALPLEERAAAGSEARAYITGLIRTVRENPGEDLFGMLVREHGDDLTTAELAGIGSLLLLAGHETTANMLSLGTLALLRHPDQLKLLRDEPERIDAAVEELMRWLSIVHSGMAKVTTAEVRLGDRTIGPGEVVLCSLPAANRDPALVPDPDQLDIRRGAIGHVAFGHGVHHCLGAPLARLEMRIAFPALLRRFPGLRLAGDPVYRSFNVVYGLSAMPVAW; from the coding sequence ATGCACGACATGTCGGCACCACCCCTGCACATGCGGAGGGACGGGTTCGGGCCCGCTCCGGAGCTCTCCGCGCTGCGGGACGACGAGGGAGTCGCCCGGATCACCACTGTCTTCGGCACCGAGGCCTGGCTGGTGACCAGGTTCGAGGACGTCCGCACGGTGCTGAGTCACCCGGAGCTGTACAGCAACGCTCTGGTGCCCCCGTTCCGGCCGCCGGGTGCACCGCCGGCCGGCGAGGAGGAGGTCGCCGAGGTTCGCGCGGGCAACCTGCTCGGCTCCGACCCGCCCGAGCACACCCGGCTGCGCCGGATGCTCACCCCGGAGTTCACCGTCCGGCGGATGCGCCGGTTGGAACCCCGGATCCGGGAGATCGTCGACGGCCACCTGGACGCCATGGAGCGTGGCGGCCCGCCCGCCGACCTGGTCGCGGACTTCGCCCTGCCGGTCCCGTCCCTGGTGATCTGCGAGCTGCTGGGCGTGCCGTACGGCGACCGGGAGGGTTTCCAGCGGACCTCCAGGCGGATGCTCGACGTCGCCCTGCCGCTGGAGGAGCGTGCGGCGGCGGGGTCGGAGGCCCGCGCGTACATCACCGGCCTGATCCGCACCGTCCGCGAGAACCCCGGCGAGGACCTGTTCGGGATGCTCGTACGCGAGCACGGCGACGACCTCACCACCGCCGAACTCGCCGGCATCGGCAGCCTGCTGCTGCTCGCCGGACACGAGACCACGGCCAACATGCTGTCCCTGGGCACGCTCGCGCTGCTGCGCCACCCGGACCAGCTCAAGCTGCTCCGCGACGAGCCGGAGCGGATCGACGCCGCCGTCGAGGAGCTGATGCGCTGGCTGAGCATCGTGCACTCCGGGATGGCGAAGGTCACCACCGCCGAGGTGCGGCTCGGCGATCGGACCATCGGCCCCGGCGAGGTCGTGCTCTGCTCTCTCCCCGCCGCCAACCGCGACCCCGCGCTCGTCCCGGACCCCGACCAACTGGACATCAGACGAGGCGCCATCGGGCACGTCGCGTTCGGGCACGGCGTCCACCACTGCCTCGGTGCCCCCCTGGCCCGGTTGGAGATGCGGATCGCGTTCCCGGCCCTGCTCCGGCGGTTCCCCGGTCTACGGCTCGCCGGCGACCCCGTGTACCGCTCCTTCAACGTCGTGTACGGCCTGTCCGCGATGCCGGTGGCGTGGTGA
- a CDS encoding 3-deoxy-7-phosphoheptulonate synthase encodes MTHSVLDVQQAEALQQPEWSDPSQVRLVREILGSRPPLVGADDVDALRSLLARVAAGEAHVVQAGDCAESPQECTPQHVRRKSAVLHLLAATLKTATHGPVLRVGRMAGQFAKPRSNPTERVGDLTLPAYRGHMVNSPDPDPESRRPDPLRILTAYMAASDIVKHLGWHAPTPRVWPDVEPLVWTSHEALLLDYEIPMIRECGDGRRWLASTHWPWIGERTRRLDGAHVELLAGLANPVACKVGPAMGTDEITALCERLDPLREPGRLTLIARMGAGAVGDRLPSLVARVRAAGHPVIWLCDPMHGNTVVAPDGRKTRLVDTMTREVHGFRDAVAAGGGVAGGLHLETTPDPVTECVADASALGLVGDRHTTLCDPRLTARQAISLVAAWSRPGPRGPAR; translated from the coding sequence GTGACACATTCCGTTCTGGACGTTCAACAAGCCGAGGCCCTCCAGCAACCCGAATGGAGCGACCCGTCGCAGGTCAGGCTCGTCCGGGAGATCCTCGGCTCCCGTCCCCCGCTGGTCGGGGCGGACGACGTGGACGCGCTCCGCTCCCTCCTCGCCCGGGTCGCCGCGGGCGAGGCCCACGTGGTGCAGGCCGGAGACTGCGCCGAGTCACCGCAGGAGTGCACCCCGCAGCACGTCCGGCGCAAGTCGGCCGTGCTGCACCTGCTGGCCGCCACCCTGAAGACGGCCACCCACGGGCCGGTGCTGCGCGTCGGACGCATGGCCGGCCAGTTCGCCAAGCCCCGCTCGAACCCGACGGAACGGGTCGGCGACCTGACGCTGCCCGCCTACCGGGGCCACATGGTCAACAGCCCGGACCCCGACCCGGAGAGCCGGCGCCCGGACCCGCTGCGCATCCTCACCGCCTACATGGCGGCGAGCGACATCGTGAAGCACCTCGGGTGGCACGCGCCGACCCCCCGGGTCTGGCCCGACGTCGAACCCCTGGTGTGGACCAGCCACGAGGCGCTGCTCCTGGACTACGAGATACCGATGATCCGCGAGTGCGGGGACGGCCGGCGCTGGCTCGCCTCCACCCACTGGCCGTGGATCGGGGAACGCACCCGCCGGCTGGACGGCGCCCACGTCGAACTGCTCGCCGGCCTCGCCAACCCGGTCGCCTGCAAGGTCGGCCCGGCGATGGGCACGGATGAGATCACCGCCCTGTGCGAGCGGCTCGACCCCCTGCGTGAGCCGGGCCGCCTCACCCTCATCGCGCGTATGGGAGCCGGCGCCGTCGGCGACCGGCTGCCCTCCCTGGTGGCACGGGTGCGCGCCGCGGGGCATCCGGTGATCTGGCTGTGCGACCCGATGCACGGCAACACCGTCGTCGCCCCCGACGGCAGGAAGACCCGCCTGGTGGACACCATGACCCGGGAGGTGCACGGCTTCCGGGACGCGGTGGCCGCGGGCGGCGGGGTGGCCGGCGGACTGCACCTGGAGACCACACCGGACCCGGTGACCGAGTGCGTCGCGGACGCCTCCGCCCTCGGCCTCGTCGGCGACCGGCACACCACCCTCTGCGACCCACGGCTCACCGCCCGGCAGGCCATCTCCCTGGTCGCCGCCTGGTCCCGGCCCGGCCCCCGGGGGCCGGCCCGCTGA
- a CDS encoding DNA-binding protein produces the protein METDESDLPEVGAPARRALTGAGHTRLERLADVTEAELLALHGVGPKAVGILREALSRRGLSFRGA, from the coding sequence GTGGAAACCGACGAGAGCGACCTGCCGGAGGTGGGTGCCCCGGCGCGGCGCGCGCTGACCGGCGCCGGTCACACCCGTCTGGAGCGGCTCGCCGACGTCACCGAGGCCGAGTTGCTCGCCCTGCACGGCGTGGGGCCGAAGGCGGTGGGCATTCTCCGCGAGGCCCTTTCCCGCCGCGGCCTGTCCTTCCGCGGCGCATGA